Part of the Bacillus cabrialesii genome is shown below.
GCTCTGGCTGTATGCTGATCCGTTTCATCCGCAAAAGGAAGCGTTTATTTATTCCTTTGGATTGTATGAAGCATTTCGCGGAAAAGGGCTGGCTCAATTGGCGCTTCAAACGCTGGATGAAAGAGCAAGAGAGCTTGGCGCGGAACGACTTGCCCTTCATGTGTTTGCGCACAACGAGATAGCGGTTCATCTTTATGAGAAGATGGGCTATGCCATGACCAATATACGTATGCGGAAACAGC
Proteins encoded:
- a CDS encoding GNAT family N-acetyltransferase, producing MTLTLEDMTVEEFEAFRGMSVRNYAKQNIMSGTWTEKEAFEKSEQAYENMIPNGRNSSNHFFWNITNEQGERMGWLWLYADPFHPQKEAFIYSFGLYEAFRGKGLAQLALQTLDERARELGAERLALHVFAHNEIAVHLYEKMGYAMTNIRMRKQLC